AAAGAACATCTGAGATTACTTTGTTACCTAAGTGTGTGCTGATCACTACATCTCCTCTGCCTCTGGCATCAATAAGGTTTCTATTTCCAATCCTGACTTTGGAAGAGAAACTTCTATCAAGATTCTTGAACAACCCTTCATTAGATGTCATATGGTGAGTGCAGCCACTATCTACTAACCAATTCCTTCTCACTTTGGCTGAAGTTGCATAACAGGTTACAGTGAAAACATGCTCCTCTTAAGCCTGAGCATCCTCAGCAGCCTGAGCATCCTCAGCAGCCTGAGCTTGATTTTGTTACTAAGTTTGTGCCTTTCCTTTGATCTTGCACACCTTCTCAATATGACCAAACTTTTGCAGCTTCTGCACTAGATAACTGGCCTGTACCAGCAGTACTTCTCTAAGTGTGTGGACCTTTTGTAGTGAATGCATGGTGGAAATTTCTTCTTTCCTGCATCCCTATTTGGTTTCTGCCTTTTGTCAAGCcatggtttcttttttttttgtagctCGAACTTGAGCTTTCTTTGGATCTTACTTGGAAAGCTCATTCTGGATGCTCCTCTAGCCTGTTGCCCCTCTTTTGCTCGTGTACATATAGATAATTTACCAAATCAGACAATAAGATGGTTGATAAGTCCCTCGAGTCCTCCAATAAGAAAATCTTTGACTCAAACTTTTTAGGAGAGTGGTGATGATCTTTTCAACAACTCTACTCTCACTGAAATCATCTTCAAGGAGCCTAATGTTGTTGACTGTGGCCATTATCCTACCAGAGTACTACTTGATGGTCTCTGACtctttcatcttcaaattctcaaagacTCTCATCAGGTTGATCAGTTACTACTGCCTTGTCTTGTCTGACCCCATAAACTCTTCCTTTAGCTTCTTCCATGCTTGTTTTGGTGTGTCACGAGCCATTATCTGAGTGAAAATCACATCAGATACACCATTTTGCAAGCATGCCATTGCTTTGTACTTCTTGGCACACTCTTCACTGTGCTGTCTGATTTGGGCAATGGTGAGATTGGCCCTCAATGAAGTTGGTTCAGTGTCATTCTCTACCACATTTCATAGGTCATGTGCTTGTAGGTAAGTTTTCATCTtcactacccaaatgtggtagttctCATCAGCAAACACaagtggtggtggtggtgtgaAGCTCATATTGTAGCAGCAAAAATCGATAGCTTCAGTTTTTCTCTTTTCAGGTTTTCTTCACAAAAGCTACTAACAATAGAGGCCCTCAAAGATGACAGGCTCTGATTACCCTTTTTTGGTGTTATTAATAGAAAGCcaagaagaaaaacaaagaaaaatgaatgcaaaaaaagtTTGAACAAGAAGAAAACTAAAATTCTAAACTTGCgtcaaattttattgattgaaaaatataaattacaaggCAGTTACCTAATATGTAACTACTTCCACTAATACATGACTAAAACTTAACTTAAATTACACACAAAAGAGGCTGACATATTAGCCATTACATCAAATTGAAATCATCAACAAATTCTACTAACTTTAAAGTCAAATTACAAAGCAACTGAGGAAgttacaaatgaacaaaataaacaaaatgttgCTGCTTCACTGGTTCTGCTTTGATGCTGGTCTACTACTGATTTCCTATTGCATTGAAGGCCAAAGTTCAACAAGATGTATCAAATCAATGTTGGTGTGAGGGAAATCTTACCAGGAGACGACATTGAGATGTTCTGGAGCTGGTTAACAGATGACGCCTATTTGACAATAGCCAACCAAGTGCTCTTCTTGTTGATACCAAAGTGAAACTCAGGTTCAACAGTGACATACCCTCGGACTCTGCTCCAAGGGAGTTTTATGTAACTATCAGGACCATGGGGACGAACAAGACCCAGAATGAGAACTACTAGCTGACATGGGAGTTTTCTGTTGATTCTAGGTTTAATTACTTTGTAAGTTACATTTTTGTAAGTTCCAAATAGAGATAACCAAAGAAGGTGATAGAGTGTTTGAGATCTTATTGGATAATTCAACTGCATAAACTACAGCAGAAGTTATATCCTAGGGTGGTGGTAATAGGATTCCTATATATCGGGATTATGTAGTGTCAATAGGAATGAAAGGAAATCAAAAGCAGCAAAATCTCTCTATTGCTTTGCATCTTTTGCCGCCTTAGAGAACTCTTTATTCTGATGCAATTTTGAATGGGCATGAAATCTTCAAATTGAGCAACGATTTTCCTCTCTTTGGACCTAGCTTTGATCTTAGATCTAGACCTAACATCCATCCTAAGAAGTCATCGGTTGTACAAATAACAAAGAAGAGAACAATAataattgttgttgttgtttctcCTATCTCGGGCTTTATTACCGTCTCTCTTTTACTTCTTCTAATTTACCAGATACATTCCAATAAATTTTCCAACAGCAATAGCCCGGCTTCACCTTCAGATATTTGTCCCCACTTCTCACTAAGGGAGATTAAAATAGCTACCAAGAactttgataaaaattttatcatCAGAAGAGGAGGATTCGACGACATCTACAAAGGATTCGCTAATGCCAGCTCTACCCCAATTGCGATCAAACTTTTGAATCCAAGCTCAAAACAAGGGGTGTTTGAGTTTAGGACACCAAAATTTAGTTTCTCTGATCGGATATTGTGAATACAAGAAGAAAATGATCTTTGTGTATGACTACATGGTTCATGGGACTTTGAGAGATCACCTCTTCAACACTAGAAACCCCCTTTTACAATGGGAGCAATGGCTCAAGATGTGTATTGGTGCTGCACAAAGGTTGCATTATCTCCATAGGGGTCCTAATCACACCATCATTCACCGAGATGTGAAGACcacaaatattttgataaatgcTAAATGGATAGCCAGAGTATCTGATTTTGGATTGTCTAAACTGAATGACTTACCCAACACTCAGATTAGTATCGCCGTCAAGGGCAACATCTGGTTTTTGGATCTTAAATATTGCCGTCTTTAGAAAATAACTAAACAATTCGATGTCTATTCTCTCGGTGTGGTATTGTGCGAAGTACTATGTGCAAGAGCATCGATAGATCGAATTGTCGAGAATCATATGCAATAAGTTTAGCAGAGTGGGCACAACATTGCTACAACAATGGAACTTTTGATCAGGTAATTGATACTCATCTACATGTTAAGATCAAGCTTGCAAGTTTGTTAAAATTTGGTGAACTTGATATAAGTTGTTTGGCTTCAGAAGAGATGAAAAGGCTGACAATGAGTGAAGTGGTGTATGGACTTGAGCTTGCATTGAAGCTGCAAGgaagtgaaataaataaaaacgcTGAGAATCATGCAAATAACTTATctgttggaaaaattataatttttggaaaCTTTAAGGTATATTCTCGATTGGTAAAGGTGAAgagttaaatcataaaattatggttttatattttgcTCCATGAGACTTTTATAACGATATATCATATGCTTAAAATAGTTgaatgatgaatgagaaattaatACTCAAAGTAAGCTATTTGTGAATATTTGtggaggaaaagaaaaacttagatcccacattggttaaataccaagtgtgagatatgtatatatatgagaacccaCTTAAAGGATTATTAAATGACTAAGTTTAAAATCTTGCCTTGCATGCAGGAGGTGGTGTAGATCCAAACCTATAGAGGTTAGGGTGCACACGTATAACGTGGACAATTCGAAATGCCTTCCAAAATCCCAT
The Gossypium hirsutum isolate 1008001.06 chromosome A07, Gossypium_hirsutum_v2.1, whole genome shotgun sequence genome window above contains:
- the LOC107956391 gene encoding receptor-like protein kinase FERONIA — its product is MVHGTLRDHLFNTRNPLLQWEQWLKMCIGAAQRLHYLHRGPNHTIIHRDVKTTNILINAKWIARVSDFGLSKLNDLPNTQISIAVKGNIWFLDLKYCRL